A window of the Candidatus Hydrogenedentota bacterium genome harbors these coding sequences:
- a CDS encoding response regulator, translated as MSRILIVDDEVDLTGLIQTKLVAEGHQVFVINTGEGAFEYAKQVKPEVCLLDIMLPGATGYQICRRMRKDPELYRIAILMLTALGEEPEIIHGLEQGADDYLSKPFTLERLMDKIGSLAALLTTLDYRNRVSNLPGTDALKREINHKLARGEAIACVYMDIVGFEGYCKNRGQESQGEVIQSFSRTLLSLTRSLGIYECFPAHMGRQHFIVLLKLEDRDRFCEGLAETFDKESRSFYTPEELKNGYVLTTDAQGREVRCPLMALSIGVAHTQYRQFKSAKKIFEALAQVRQKAQPTEGKSVIFMDRRRTER; from the coding sequence ATGAGCCGGATTTTAATCGTTGACGATGAAGTGGATCTCACCGGGTTGATCCAGACGAAACTGGTCGCCGAGGGGCACCAGGTGTTCGTGATCAACACGGGGGAGGGCGCGTTTGAATACGCCAAGCAGGTCAAGCCGGAAGTCTGCCTGCTGGACATCATGCTGCCCGGCGCGACGGGCTATCAGATATGCCGCCGCATGCGCAAGGACCCGGAACTCTACCGGATCGCCATCCTGATGCTGACGGCGCTGGGCGAGGAGCCGGAGATCATCCACGGGCTGGAGCAGGGCGCGGACGACTATCTCTCCAAGCCCTTCACCCTGGAGCGGCTGATGGACAAGATCGGCTCCCTGGCCGCCCTGCTGACCACGCTGGACTACCGCAACCGCGTCTCGAACCTTCCCGGCACGGACGCCCTCAAGCGCGAGATCAACCACAAGCTCGCGCGCGGAGAGGCCATCGCCTGCGTGTACATGGACATTGTCGGCTTTGAGGGCTACTGCAAGAACCGCGGCCAGGAGAGCCAGGGAGAGGTCATCCAGTCCTTCTCCCGCACCCTGCTCTCCCTCACCCGTTCCCTGGGCATCTACGAGTGCTTCCCCGCCCACATGGGGCGCCAGCATTTCATCGTCCTGCTGAAGCTGGAGGACCGCGACCGCTTCTGCGAGGGGCTGGCCGAGACCTTCGACAAGGAAAGCCGGTCGTTCTACACGCCCGAGGAGCTGAAAAACGGCTACGTCCTCACCACGGACGCCCAGGGCCGCGAGGTCCGCTGCCCCCTGATGGCCCTCTCCATCGGCGTTGCCCACACCCAGTACCGCCAGTTCAAGAGCGCCAAGAAAATCTTCGAGGCCCTCGCCCAGGTCCGCCAGAAGGCCCAGCCCACCGAGGGCAAGAGCGTCATCTTCATGGACCGGCGCAGAACGGAGCGGTAG
- the ychF gene encoding redox-regulated ATPase YchF, with translation MKVGIIGFARSGKTTVFNALTGAKAAVGAYGSREANVAVIKVPDARVDALSEIFKPKKRTYAEVEFLDIAPNEAAGEEKALDANALTVLKNVDALVHVVRAFANQAVSHPMNSVDAARDTRAMEDELVLTDLIVIERRIERLEKENRRDREHELMVRCRAHLEEGRPLLTLELDPQEDSLLRSFTFLSRKPMMLLANYGEDGIGAENPSGLDSIARDLGLVLIELCGAMEMEVSQLPEEDRASFREELGLGGESRTRFIQTAYSLLGLMSFLTAGEPEVRAWTIRRGTHAVDAAGVIHSDIQRGFIRAETVAYDDFMAAGSMAKAKEKGKVRLEGKDYVIQDGDILHFRFNV, from the coding sequence ATGAAGGTTGGCATTATCGGGTTTGCCCGGTCGGGAAAGACCACCGTCTTCAATGCCCTCACCGGGGCAAAGGCCGCCGTGGGCGCCTATGGAAGCCGCGAGGCGAATGTGGCCGTCATCAAGGTGCCCGACGCCCGCGTGGACGCCCTCTCGGAGATTTTCAAGCCGAAGAAGCGGACCTACGCCGAGGTCGAGTTTCTGGACATCGCCCCCAACGAGGCGGCGGGGGAGGAGAAGGCGCTGGACGCGAACGCCCTGACGGTGCTGAAGAATGTGGACGCCCTGGTCCATGTCGTCCGCGCCTTCGCAAACCAGGCCGTCAGCCACCCCATGAACTCCGTGGACGCCGCGCGGGACACACGGGCCATGGAGGATGAGCTGGTCCTCACGGACCTCATCGTCATCGAGCGCCGCATCGAGCGCCTGGAAAAGGAAAACCGCCGGGACCGGGAGCATGAGCTGATGGTGCGCTGCCGGGCGCATCTGGAGGAGGGGCGCCCCCTGCTGACGCTGGAGCTGGACCCGCAGGAGGACTCCCTGCTCCGCAGTTTCACGTTCCTCTCCCGGAAGCCCATGATGCTTCTCGCCAACTACGGCGAGGACGGCATCGGCGCGGAGAACCCCAGCGGCCTGGACTCCATCGCCCGAGACCTCGGGCTGGTGCTGATCGAACTGTGCGGCGCCATGGAAATGGAGGTCTCGCAGCTGCCCGAGGAGGACCGCGCGTCCTTCCGCGAGGAGCTGGGGCTGGGCGGGGAGTCCCGCACGCGCTTCATCCAGACCGCCTACAGCCTCCTCGGCCTCATGAGTTTCCTCACCGCCGGCGAGCCCGAGGTCCGCGCGTGGACCATCCGCAGGGGCACCCACGCCGTGGACGCCGCCGGGGTCATCCATTCGGACATCCAGCGGGGCTTCATCCGGGCGGAGACCGTCGCCTATGACGACTTCATGGCCGCCGGGTCCATGGCCAAAGCCAAGGAGAAGGGAAAGGTGCGGCTGGAAGGCAAGGACTACGTGATACAGGACGGGGACATCCTGCATTTCCGTTTCAACGTGTGA